ACGTCGCCTGCGTGTCGCTCGTGGACGCCCTCGGCGGTGTCCTCGCCGTCGAGCGGGTCGACGGGCGGATGCCGGCCGCGGTTCGTCGTGCCCGCCGAGGACGCCGAGGCGCACGAGGACCTGGCGACGGTGGCTTAGTTCCGTCGCCACTCGTTGAGCAGCGTCGGCAGGACGACGCCGACGCCGATCAGGACGGCGAACTCGACGGCGGCGCTGTCGGTCACGCCCTGTATCAGATACCAGCCGGTGAGGCCGAGGAACATGCAGGCGACGATCACCTTCGTCTCGCTCGTGAGGCGCGCGTCGGAGGGCATGGGCCGTGTATCGGCATCGGGCGAAAAAACTCCCCGGCTATCGCATCGTCACGTAGGTGAGAAAGGCGAGCGCGACGAACTGGAGGGCACGCATGGCGAGGACGGCGGTCTGTGCGCTCGCGTCGGCGGCGTACAGCATCCCCGAACTGAGGAAGAAGCCGATGGCGACGACGTTCTCGACGGCGAGGACGAGCGCGAAGGCGACGAGGCCGAGCGTGAGCGGCGTGCCGAACGCGCGGTAGTTGCGCCACCAGACGACCAGCAAGGCGGCCAGCAATGCGATGTTCAGGCCCGCAAGGGCGCTCGCTATCGTGAGGGTGGGGGTCATTGGTGCCATGTCAGACGTGCTCCGTGATCTCCTCGAACTGCTCGCGGTGGCGGTCGAACCGGTCGGTGAGGAAGTAGAGTCGACCGTACTCCTGATCGCCGCTCTCGATCACGTCGTGATCCTCCAGCATGTCGAGGTGGTGGCGGACGGAGTTGTAGTCGATGCCGAGTTCCTCGTGGAGTTGGTTGGCGTTTCGCGGACGCTCGTCGAGCAGACGGATGATCCGTGCGCGGTTCCGTCCGCCACGCGTGCCGGCGAGCAGATACCAGAGTGCCTTCTCCATCTGATGGTGTGGTCCAGTGAGCGGTTGGTGGGGACAAAACGCTTCGCCCGTCTCATACGGGTTATCGTAAGTCACCACCGGTGGGTCGTCGGAGCGTCTCGGCGACCCACCGGTAACCAGTTACGATAATCCGTCTCACAGCGATCCGGGCTCGATGGTCTTCGACACCCACCCACTCGGTCCGTTGGGGTACGCCCGCCGTTGATCCTCGGGCTGGAGGGTGCCGAGCCCGTCCGTCGCCCGGACGACCACCTCGTGGGCGCCGTCGGGCGGGTCGTAGCGATACACCCACTGGCGCCACACGTCGTCGCCGGGCAGGGGGTCCGAGAGGTCGGCGTCGGTCCACGTCGCCCCACCGTCTACCGACACCTCGACGCGTTCGATCCCGCGGGTCCCGGCGTAGGCCAGCCCGGCGACTTCGACGCGGCCGTCGCTGAGGCGGTTCTCCGCCCAGAGCTTCGCCACCGTGTTGACCGGCCCGGTGCCGTGCCACCCCCGCTCCTCCCAGTAGCCCGTCGCCGGTTCGTCCAGAATCTCGATTTCGGTTAGCCACTTGACGTTGATCTCGCCCCAGTGGCCGGGGATGAGCGCCCGCGCCGGCGCGCCGTGTTCGCGGGGGAGCGGCCGGCCGTTCATCCCGACGGCCAAAAATCCGGTTTCGAGGGCGTCGACCGGGAACTCCTCGTAGAAGCCGTCGGCGGCGCGGAGCATGACGTAGTCGCCCTGCAGGTCGGCGGGTTCGAGCAGGTCCATCAGGGGGACGCCCGTCCAGACGGCGGTGTCCATCTTCCGCCCGTTGAGCGACTCGCCGACACAGCGGAGCGTCTCGAACCGGTGGTCGTGATCCATCGCGTCGACGTCGTCGAACGTGTACGTCGTCTCCTCGCCGACGGCGCCGTGAATCCGCACCGACCAGCCCTCGCGCGCCGGGGCGGGATCGACGTTCGCGATGTCGACCGTGTAGAAGTGGTCGCTCACCAGCGGTTCGAGGAACTCGACGTCGAAGGACTTCGCCCGGGCGTCCTCGAGCATGGCCGCCACGTCGTCGGGGATGGGCACCTGTTCCTCGTCCGTTCCCCGGTCGGTCGCGAGGACCCGCCGCCCGCCGAGTGCGAGGAAACCAAAGGCGACGGCGACGGCGCCGGAGAGCACCGCTCGCCGCGAGTCGTCGGTCCGGTCCGCGGACTTCCGATCGCCGGGAGTCCGGAGGTCGACGACGGTCGACACCAGCGCCGCGCCGACGGCCGCGCCGACGGCGGAGGCGGCCGACCCAGAGAGCGCGATGCCGACGACGGCGACGGCGACGGCGACGGCGAGCGGTGCGGCGAGGGGGCGGTCCAGCCGCCGCACGGCGATCCGTGCGACTGCGACGACGATGCCCAGCGTCGCGGCGGTGGCCGCGAGCCCGCTCCAGTACGCCAGCTGGCTCCCCAGGTCGCCGAGGACGGTGATGGCGAACGTGACGAGGAAGCTGGGCGCGAGCGTGACCGTCGTGTTGGCGATGAGGGCGGCCACGAACGCCGGCGACTCTCCCACGACGAGGTAGGAGCCGGCGACGGCCGCGACGCCGCCGGCGAGGGCGACGGTCGCCCGTTCGAGTCGACTGCGGAGGGCGCGTCTATCCATGATAGTTAAGTAGCCCTCCGACAGGTAAGCCGTTTTGCAAGGTCCGACCGAACTCCGTCTAGAATTCGTCGCCGATCCGACTCGAAAGACAGTAGGCGTCGCCGGCTGTACGGGCACACGGTGTCTCGGACCCGGAGCCGCGTCGCGCTGGCCGCCGTCGTCTACGCCGTGTTGTTGGCACAGGTGTTGCTCTACCCCGGCATCGACACGCTCGTCTCGGCGCTGGGCGCCGAGACGGCCCTCGACGCGAGCATGTGGTTTCTGGCCGTCGAGTTCGGCGCGTTCGTCTGCTTCGCCGTCCCCTGGGGGCTGGCGAGCGACGCCGCCGGCCGTCGCGTCCCCTTCGTCGCCGCGGGTGCCGTCCTCGGCGCCGTCGGCTACGCCCTCCTCGCCGTCGTCCCGTCCGTGACGGGGTCGTTCGGCGTCGCGCTCGTCATCCGCGCGTTCCAGGGCGCCGCCACCGTCGGCGCCTTCTCCCTGTCGATGACGATGCTCATGGACCTCGAGGGCTCGCACGGCCGCAACATGGGCGCGACGGGCATCGCCATCGGCCTCGGGACGGCGACGGGTGCCCCCCTCGGCGGCCTGCTGTACGAGTTCGGGCCGTTCGTCCCGCTGTACGCCGCGAGCGGGATTCTCCTCGCCATCGCCGTCACCGTGCCCTTCGTCGTCGACCGGGCGCCGGCGGGCGGGGAGCGACCGTCCCCGCTGGCGGGCCTCCGGCGGACGCCGACGCTCGCGCTCCCCTACGCCTTCGGCTTCGTCGACCGCCTGACCGCCGGCTTCTTCTCTCTGGTCGGGACGCTCTACTTCCGGACCGTCTTCGACCTGAGCCCGGGGGCGACGGGGCTGACGCTCGCGCTGTTTTTCGCGCCTTTCGCCCTCCTGCAGTACCCCTTCGGCGTCGTCTCGGATCGGATCGGCCGGACCGTCCCCATCGTCGTCGGATCGGCGCTCTACGGCGGCGCGGTGATGCTCGTCGGCTCCGTGGCCGACCTCCGTGCCGCGCAGGCGTCGATGGTGCTCGTGGGCGTCCTCGGCGCGCTCATGGCGCCGGCGACGCTGGCGCTCGTGACCGACCTCGCCGCGTCGACGGAGCGGGGCGTCGCCATGGCCGGGTTCAACATCGCCGGGAGCCTCGGCTTCCTCGCCGGCATCCTCGCCGGCGGGTTCGCGGCCGACGCCTACGGCTACCGGACGGCGTTCCTGCTCGTCGGCGGCCTCGAACTCGTCCTGGCGGCGGCGACGCTCCCGGCGTTTCTCCGTCTCGGGGTCGGTCGGGAACGGGTCGGCGAGACGTAGCGTGGACTACAGGTTGTAGACCAGCCGTTCGCCCGTCTCCAGCCCGTTCCGGAGGGCGGCGTGGACGCGTGCCTCGCCGGCGACCCAGTCGCCGAGACAGTAGAGTCCGGCGTCCTCCGCGGCGTCGCGGACCCCGCGGCGCAGTCCGCCCTCCGGAAGCGCGTAGCGCCACCCCTGGTGGTCCGTCCACGCCGGGTCGGTCAGGCGGTCGTCGCCCACGATGTCGGCCGCGTGCGCGGCGAGGTCGGCGACGTTCCCCTCGGGGTCGGCGTCGTAGCGCTCGACCGACCACTCGTGGTTCGCCTGCACGATCAGGACGGACTCGCCGTCGGGGACGTGTCCCGGCTTGCACTCCTCGCGGGAGATCCACCCCACTTCGTGTTCCTTGTCCGTGTTCACGAGCGCGTAGTAGGGGGTGTCGAGTTCGAAGGGGTAGCCCAAAACCGCGGTCCAGATGGTCCGGTACTCCACGTCGCGGACGGCGTCGAGCAGGTTCTCGCGGGCTTCGTGCTCCCAGTCGGCCGTCTCCAGCAACGCCGCCGTCTGTGGTGCCGGTGGGTTGAGGACGAGTACGTCGAACGGCCCCCACCGCTCCCCGTCGGCGTCGGTCAGGACCCACGCGTCGTCGGTGCGGGCGATTCCCTCGACCCGCGTGCGGCGGTGGACCGTGGCGTCCGTCGCGCCGAAGAGGTGTTTGGCGAGTCGGGTCAGCCCCGTCTCGTAGGTGAACTTCCGTTCCTGGTCGTCCCGGCCGTCGCTCACCTCGCCGGTCCGGTCGAAGACGTCGATGCCACCCTCGACTTCGACGAGGCCGTCGTCGAAGCGGTCGAGGAGGTCCAGCACCCGGTCGTCGTCGTCTTTGATGTAGTTCGCGCCGTAGTCGTAGGTCACGCCGTCGCGGCGGCGCGTCGCCGCCCGGCCACAGAGGCCCCCTGACTTCTCCAGCACGGTAATCGAGGCGTCCGGTACCGCGCCGTCGACGACGTAGGCGGCTGCGGCGGCCGCGGCGCCGGCGCCGACGACTCCGATTTCGGTCATACCCTCCCTACGGCTCGACGGGTAAAACGCCACGGGGGAATCCATTTGATCGTGGCTCGCCGAGCCGGGAATATGAGCGACGCTCCCGACACGTTCGAGGCGTACGCCGCCGACCACGACGCCGCCCGGTTCACCGACTGGCTCCGCGAGCGCTCCGAACCGGACTGGAGCGCCGCGGTCGACGGCCGGTTCGTCCGCGAACTCGGCGACGGCACGATTTCGGACGCCGTCTTCCGCCGGTATCTGCAACAGGATTACGCCTTCGTGGAGACCCTGACCGGCACCTTCGGCCACGCGCTCGGCGACGCGCCGTCGATGGCCGCGAAGGGTCGCCTCGCGGACTTCCTCGGCACGCTCACGAGCGAGGAGAACGACTACTTCGAGCGGTCCTTCGAGGCGCTTTCCGGCGACCCCGACGCCCACCCGGACGCCACGACGCGGGCCTTTATCGACCTGCTCGAACGCGCGGCCCGGCAGGGTGGCTACGCCGAGACGCTCGCGGTCCTCGTCCCCGCGGAGTGGGTGTACGAGACGTGGGCGACGGGCATCGACTCGCGCCCGGCGGCATTCTACCTCGACGAGTGGATCGAACTCCACGCGAACCCGGCTTTCGTCGACTTCGTGGCGTGGCTCCGCGCGGAACTGGATCGGGAGGGAGCGGCCGTCTCGACGCGGCGGCAGCGACGGCTCGACGCCCTGTTCGGGCGGACGGTCGAACTGGAGCGAGCCTTTTTCGAGGCGCCGTACGGGGACGACCGCTGATCACGGGCCGGCCCGGTCAGTCGACGTCGTCGTCTCGACGGGTCGACTTTTGATCGTCGCCAGTCTCCGCGGGGAGGGACTGCTGGAACCCCACGAACTGCGTGATCTCGCCGTCGTCGTCCTCGATCGGACTGATCGTCACCCGGTTCCAGAACTCGGTGCCGTCCTTCCGGTAGTTCCACACGTCGACCGTGATCGGCTCCCGCGCATCGATGGCGTCCCGCATCGCCGCGACCGACGCGGGGTCGGTACGCTCGCCCTGCAGGAACCGACAGTTGCGGCCGACTATCTCCTCGAACTCGTACCCCGTCAGCGCCTCGAACGCCGCGTTCGCGTAGACGAGCGGGTTGTCCTCGCGTGACGGGTCGCTGCAGGTGATGCCGATCGGTGCCTGCTCGATGATCCGCGACTGACGCCGGAGTTCGGTCTCCCGTTCCTTCCGGTCGGTCACGTCGCGGCCGTAGATGACGATGCCGTCGACGGGTTCCCGGTCGAGGAGGTTGCGGCCGCGGGTTTCGATCCAGATGCGGGTGCCGTCCGGTCGGTCGTGGCGGAACTCGACCGTCCGGTGGCCGCCGGGGTCGGCGACCAGAGCGGCGAACTCCGCCATCACGCGGGGCCGATCCGCCGGAACGATGAGTTCGGACGCGTCCGTCCCCCGAAGGTCGGTGGCGGCCCGCCCTATCACCGCCTCGGTCGACGGCGTCGCGTACTGGACGGTCGCGTCCGCACCGACGACGAGGATGGCGTCCGTCGCCTCCGTGATGATCGCTTGGTCGCGTTCCCGAGCCCGCTCGTTCCGGCGTTTCTGGACCGCGTTGCCGACCCGATTCGCCAGCAGAGCGTACTTGTCGGTGCCGCCGCCTTTCTGCAGGTAGTCACTGACTCCGGCGGAGATGGCCTCGCTCGCGATCTCCTCGCTCCCTCGGCCGGTAAAGAGGATAAAGGGGAGGTCCGGATACTCCCGCCGGACGGCTTCGAGGAACTCGATTCCGTTCAGGCCCGGCATGTTGTAATCCGAGACGACACAGTCGATTTCGTCGGTCGCGAGGATGTCGAGTGCCGCCTCGGCACCGGTCGCCGTCGTGACGCTGATCCGCTCGTCCTCGCGTTCGAGGTAGGTCGCCGTCAACTCGGTGATGGCGGGGTTGTCGTCGACGTGGAGGAGGCGAACGAAATCCGTTGTCACGTCCATCACACGATCTCACAGACGTAAGACGACGTGAACTAATAACACTTCCCAGCGCTCCGGACGGGGTCCGTCGGCGCCGATCGGAGGTGGGTGGACACACCAGCCGTGACTAGTCTCCGGCGGCGACGTGCGCCCGTCCGATGGCCTTCCAGCGGTTCGAGCGGAC
This window of the Haloplanus rubicundus genome carries:
- a CDS encoding ArsR/SmtB family transcription factor, translated to MEKALWYLLAGTRGGRNRARIIRLLDERPRNANQLHEELGIDYNSVRHHLDMLEDHDVIESGDQEYGRLYFLTDRFDRHREQFEEITEHV
- a CDS encoding molybdopterin-dependent oxidoreductase, with amino-acid sequence MDRRALRSRLERATVALAGGVAAVAGSYLVVGESPAFVAALIANTTVTLAPSFLVTFAITVLGDLGSQLAYWSGLAATAATLGIVVAVARIAVRRLDRPLAAPLAVAVAVAVVGIALSGSAASAVGAAVGAALVSTVVDLRTPGDRKSADRTDDSRRAVLSGAVAVAFGFLALGGRRVLATDRGTDEEQVPIPDDVAAMLEDARAKSFDVEFLEPLVSDHFYTVDIANVDPAPAREGWSVRIHGAVGEETTYTFDDVDAMDHDHRFETLRCVGESLNGRKMDTAVWTGVPLMDLLEPADLQGDYVMLRAADGFYEEFPVDALETGFLAVGMNGRPLPREHGAPARALIPGHWGEINVKWLTEIEILDEPATGYWEERGWHGTGPVNTVAKLWAENRLSDGRVEVAGLAYAGTRGIERVEVSVDGGATWTDADLSDPLPGDDVWRQWVYRYDPPDGAHEVVVRATDGLGTLQPEDQRRAYPNGPSGWVSKTIEPGSL
- a CDS encoding MFS transporter; this translates as MSRTRSRVALAAVVYAVLLAQVLLYPGIDTLVSALGAETALDASMWFLAVEFGAFVCFAVPWGLASDAAGRRVPFVAAGAVLGAVGYALLAVVPSVTGSFGVALVIRAFQGAATVGAFSLSMTMLMDLEGSHGRNMGATGIAIGLGTATGAPLGGLLYEFGPFVPLYAASGILLAIAVTVPFVVDRAPAGGERPSPLAGLRRTPTLALPYAFGFVDRLTAGFFSLVGTLYFRTVFDLSPGATGLTLALFFAPFALLQYPFGVVSDRIGRTVPIVVGSALYGGAVMLVGSVADLRAAQASMVLVGVLGALMAPATLALVTDLAASTERGVAMAGFNIAGSLGFLAGILAGGFAADAYGYRTAFLLVGGLELVLAAATLPAFLRLGVGRERVGET
- a CDS encoding NAD(P)/FAD-dependent oxidoreductase, with amino-acid sequence MTEIGVVGAGAAAAAAAYVVDGAVPDASITVLEKSGGLCGRAATRRRDGVTYDYGANYIKDDDDRVLDLLDRFDDGLVEVEGGIDVFDRTGEVSDGRDDQERKFTYETGLTRLAKHLFGATDATVHRRTRVEGIARTDDAWVLTDADGERWGPFDVLVLNPPAPQTAALLETADWEHEARENLLDAVRDVEYRTIWTAVLGYPFELDTPYYALVNTDKEHEVGWISREECKPGHVPDGESVLIVQANHEWSVERYDADPEGNVADLAAHAADIVGDDRLTDPAWTDHQGWRYALPEGGLRRGVRDAAEDAGLYCLGDWVAGEARVHAALRNGLETGERLVYNL
- a CDS encoding TenA family protein, yielding MSDAPDTFEAYAADHDAARFTDWLRERSEPDWSAAVDGRFVRELGDGTISDAVFRRYLQQDYAFVETLTGTFGHALGDAPSMAAKGRLADFLGTLTSEENDYFERSFEALSGDPDAHPDATTRAFIDLLERAARQGGYAETLAVLVPAEWVYETWATGIDSRPAAFYLDEWIELHANPAFVDFVAWLRAELDREGAAVSTRRQRRLDALFGRTVELERAFFEAPYGDDR
- a CDS encoding PAS domain S-box protein — its product is MDVTTDFVRLLHVDDNPAITELTATYLEREDERISVTTATGAEAALDILATDEIDCVVSDYNMPGLNGIEFLEAVRREYPDLPFILFTGRGSEEIASEAISAGVSDYLQKGGGTDKYALLANRVGNAVQKRRNERARERDQAIITEATDAILVVGADATVQYATPSTEAVIGRAATDLRGTDASELIVPADRPRVMAEFAALVADPGGHRTVEFRHDRPDGTRIWIETRGRNLLDREPVDGIVIYGRDVTDRKERETELRRQSRIIEQAPIGITCSDPSREDNPLVYANAAFEALTGYEFEEIVGRNCRFLQGERTDPASVAAMRDAIDAREPITVDVWNYRKDGTEFWNRVTISPIEDDDGEITQFVGFQQSLPAETGDDQKSTRRDDDVD